A stretch of Sulfurimonas autotrophica DSM 16294 DNA encodes these proteins:
- the waaA gene encoding lipid IV(A) 3-deoxy-D-manno-octulosonic acid transferase, with translation MKPFSLLYYFVSVVLFIVALPLLIVLSFKQKYKESIPARFFLFKNPKFNATNAIWFHVCSLGEARALKPILDVLKNEKVLISTITQTGHNEARKYDAEVRYLPYEMYLPFWIKPQKKLIVLEAEFWYMLFSVARARGAEIILLNARISDKSVNKYMKFAWFYKRLLQKVDIIYAQSEVDKNRFLALGAKNIEVVGNIKLAAKIEKTKEYVKPECEVIVAGSTHPTEEKSIFDAFFEYKRNNDAKLIVVPRHPERFDEVYNLMEMYAKEHNATLSRFSQAKNFESDLILVDMMGELNNMYAISDIAILGGAFKADVGGHNPLEPAYFGCKIITGKHFFHQKELFKYVHHVQYVENDEIAKALQSAKELPPSMVEEEINLKPVINKILED, from the coding sequence TTGAAGCCGTTTTCCCTTCTTTACTACTTTGTAAGTGTCGTGCTATTTATAGTAGCACTGCCACTTTTAATAGTACTCTCTTTTAAGCAAAAATACAAAGAATCGATTCCTGCCCGTTTTTTTCTTTTTAAAAATCCTAAATTTAACGCTACAAATGCAATTTGGTTTCATGTTTGCTCGCTGGGTGAAGCAAGAGCTTTAAAGCCGATTTTGGATGTATTGAAAAATGAAAAGGTGTTGATTAGCACAATTACGCAGACAGGACATAATGAAGCAAGAAAATATGATGCAGAGGTTCGTTATCTACCATATGAAATGTATCTGCCTTTTTGGATAAAACCGCAAAAAAAACTGATAGTGCTAGAGGCAGAATTTTGGTATATGCTTTTTAGCGTCGCACGTGCACGCGGTGCAGAAATAATTTTACTCAATGCTAGAATTTCAGATAAAAGTGTAAACAAATATATGAAATTTGCGTGGTTTTATAAAAGACTTTTACAAAAGGTAGATATTATTTATGCACAGAGTGAAGTTGATAAGAATAGATTTTTAGCCTTAGGTGCGAAAAATATAGAAGTTGTCGGCAATATTAAATTGGCTGCAAAGATAGAAAAAACAAAAGAATATGTAAAACCCGAGTGTGAAGTTATTGTAGCGGGAAGTACACACCCCACAGAAGAAAAAAGTATTTTTGACGCTTTTTTTGAATACAAAAGAAATAATGATGCAAAACTCATTGTAGTTCCTCGTCATCCTGAGCGTTTTGATGAAGTTTATAATTTGATGGAGATGTATGCCAAAGAGCATAATGCCACACTTTCACGTTTTTCTCAAGCTAAAAACTTTGAGAGTGATTTGATTTTAGTTGATATGATGGGTGAACTCAATAACATGTATGCAATTAGTGACATTGCAATACTCGGAGGCGCATTCAAAGCTGATGTCGGTGGGCATAATCCACTGGAACCTGCATACTTTGGCTGTAAAATAATTACGGGAAAACATTTTTTTCATCAAAAAGAACTCTTTAAATATGTGCATCATGTGCAATATGTAGAGAATGATGAAATAGCAAAGGCACTGCAAAGTGCAAAAGAACTTCCACCTTCAATGGTAGAAGAAGAAATAAATCTCAAACCGGTTATAAACAAAATTTTAGAAGATTAA
- a CDS encoding M23 family metallopeptidase, translated as MKFFFVFFLFSFSLFALNMKIVNDEVGNGKTALIKFSKEKDIAYKTIEFEKKKIAIFSNPFNKNEYYALIPISYYDRPSQKTMKILYFKNGKKKYKDVVLKIKDAKYKKETIHVSSSKVNPKLPKVKKRIAKEYNEAMKIYHTVTNKSYLHSDFIFPMQSKITSAFGTARVYNGSLKGYHSGTDFRAKIGTTIIASNDGRVVLVKKRFYSGGTVVIDHGEGIYTCYFHMSKFNVKKNQFVKKGELLGLSGKSGRVTGPHLHFSARIDGVQVDPLQLITLLNNNLIFNKQRK; from the coding sequence ATGAAATTTTTCTTTGTTTTTTTCCTTTTTTCCTTTTCTCTTTTTGCTTTGAATATGAAGATTGTTAATGATGAGGTAGGAAATGGAAAAACAGCACTCATTAAATTTTCAAAAGAAAAGGATATTGCGTATAAAACAATAGAATTTGAAAAGAAAAAAATCGCAATTTTTTCGAATCCCTTTAATAAGAATGAATATTATGCTTTGATTCCTATCTCTTATTATGACAGACCGAGTCAAAAAACTATGAAAATTTTATATTTTAAAAATGGCAAAAAAAAATATAAAGATGTTGTGCTGAAAATCAAAGATGCAAAATATAAAAAAGAGACTATACATGTAAGCTCTTCCAAAGTAAATCCAAAACTGCCTAAAGTAAAAAAAAGAATAGCAAAAGAGTATAATGAAGCTATGAAAATTTATCATACTGTGACAAACAAGAGCTATTTGCATTCAGATTTTATTTTTCCTATGCAAAGTAAGATTACAAGTGCTTTTGGCACGGCAAGAGTTTATAACGGCTCACTTAAAGGCTATCACAGCGGTACAGACTTTCGGGCTAAAATAGGCACAACGATAATAGCCAGTAATGATGGTAGAGTGGTTTTGGTTAAAAAAAGATTTTATTCAGGCGGAACAGTTGTTATAGACCATGGCGAAGGTATTTATACCTGTTACTTTCATATGAGCAAATTTAATGTCAAAAAAAATCAATTTGTTAAAAAAGGCGAACTTTTAGGCTTATCTGGAAAAAGCGGCAGGGTTACAGGTCCTCATTTGCATTTTTCAGCTAGAATTGACGGAGTACAAGTTGATCCGCTTCAACTTATAACATTACTAAACAATAATTTAATTTTTAACAAACAGAGGAAATAA
- the truB gene encoding tRNA pseudouridine(55) synthase TruB translates to MNRLFVAYKPSGIGSNKYLYTLKNKYKNKKAGFAGTLDPFAKGVLLVGFGSHTKLFRFLNKTPKRYKATLWLGAKSDTLDTEMIEEVATFNEFSTQVIEKAVSSLQGDLEYEPPIFSAKRINGRRAYDLARAGKEVVLNKINSTVYNIKLINYSHPFVTFEATVSEGTYIRSLGRMIAHKLGVEHGSLSMLERLNEGQFTYEGEKALNIKESLNIAQNYYLGDSENVKYGRVLALKDLQLQDDGTYWLDNGESISIITVQEGKVKYELGRIEC, encoded by the coding sequence ATGAATCGCCTGTTTGTTGCTTACAAACCTTCCGGAATTGGTTCAAACAAGTATCTTTATACATTAAAGAATAAGTATAAAAATAAAAAAGCCGGTTTTGCAGGAACACTTGACCCTTTTGCAAAAGGAGTTCTTCTTGTAGGTTTCGGCTCGCATACAAAACTCTTTAGATTTCTCAATAAAACGCCAAAGAGATACAAAGCGACACTGTGGCTGGGTGCGAAAAGTGATACACTTGATACGGAAATGATTGAAGAAGTTGCTACTTTTAATGAGTTTTCTACTCAAGTTATTGAAAAAGCTGTAAGTTCACTGCAGGGTGATTTGGAATACGAACCGCCAATTTTTAGTGCAAAGCGTATAAACGGTCGGCGTGCCTATGATTTAGCACGTGCTGGAAAAGAGGTTGTACTTAATAAAATTAATTCAACCGTATATAATATAAAACTAATAAATTATTCACATCCCTTTGTTACTTTTGAAGCGACAGTCAGTGAAGGAACTTACATCAGGTCGCTTGGGAGAATGATTGCTCATAAACTTGGTGTAGAGCATGGAAGTTTAAGTATGCTTGAGAGACTCAATGAAGGGCAGTTTACTTACGAAGGCGAAAAAGCCTTGAATATCAAAGAATCTTTAAATATTGCGCAAAATTATTATTTGGGTGATAGTGAAAATGTAAAGTATGGAAGAGTTCTTGCTTTAAAAGATTTACAATTGCAAGATGATGGTACGTATTGGCTGGATAATGGCGAGAGTATCTCCATTATTACAGTGCAAGAGGGCAAAGTAAAATATGAATTAGGCAGGATAGAATGTTAG
- the rimM gene encoding ribosome maturation factor RimM (Essential for efficient processing of 16S rRNA), with translation MSKQSSNNKLLHIATIGKTVGIKGDMKFHIKCDFPEQFVKGSTFLINKKESIMLSEVDLDRGLVRINNITNLEDAKKFTNAKLFTTYEDTRKNCHLEEGEYFWFDLEDCEVYEDSKCLGVVKEIERLNSTNYLSIVTYESLVQNGLPKSFLVPFIEPFKVAVDVDKKRITLSGAMDILEAS, from the coding sequence ATGTCGAAGCAATCTAGCAACAATAAGCTGTTACATATAGCAACTATTGGCAAAACTGTCGGTATTAAAGGTGATATGAAGTTTCATATAAAATGTGATTTTCCTGAGCAATTTGTAAAGGGATCAACTTTTTTAATTAATAAAAAAGAGAGCATCATGCTAAGTGAAGTTGATCTTGATCGTGGTTTGGTACGTATTAATAATATTACCAACCTAGAAGATGCTAAAAAGTTTACAAATGCAAAACTTTTTACAACTTATGAAGATACAAGAAAAAACTGTCACTTAGAAGAAGGTGAATACTTTTGGTTTGATTTAGAAGATTGTGAAGTTTATGAAGACAGTAAATGTCTTGGTGTAGTCAAAGAAATAGAGAGACTAAATAGTACGAATTATTTAAGTATTGTAACATATGAAAGTTTAGTCCAAAACGGTTTGCCAAAGAGCTTTTTGGTTCCTTTTATTGAACCGTTTAAAGTTGCTGTTGATGTAGACAAAAAGCGTATCACTTTAAGTGGTGCTATGGATATTTTGGAAGCGTCATAA
- a CDS encoding Nif3-like dinuclear metal center hexameric protein, with product MKILEIYEYLNELSPFEIQESWDNSGLLIGDFKADISKIALSIDVDEKLIDSLDENTLLITHHPIIFGGLKQLEFSKYPANLIQKMIKKNISNIAMHTNFDQTHLNEYVATEVLGYEICRKDGFVAYLEVDEDFDVFAQKVSKAFGLKCARTVKCAQRVKKVALTTGSGCSLMRSLDADCFLTGDVKYHDAMEAKSIKLSLIDIGHYESEYFFAQIMQKHLKILGLEVIIASSENPFTYI from the coding sequence ATGAAAATACTCGAAATATATGAATACCTCAATGAACTCTCCCCGTTTGAAATTCAAGAATCATGGGACAACTCCGGTCTTTTGATTGGAGACTTTAAAGCTGATATATCAAAAATTGCACTGAGTATTGATGTGGATGAAAAATTGATTGATTCTTTGGATGAAAATACGCTTTTAATAACTCATCATCCGATTATTTTCGGCGGACTCAAACAGCTTGAATTTTCAAAGTATCCGGCAAACTTAATTCAAAAAATGATTAAAAAAAATATTTCAAATATCGCTATGCATACAAATTTTGACCAGACACATTTAAACGAATATGTAGCAACAGAGGTGCTTGGGTATGAAATTTGCAGAAAAGACGGTTTTGTTGCTTATTTGGAAGTAGATGAAGATTTTGATGTTTTTGCGCAAAAGGTTTCAAAGGCTTTCGGTCTAAAATGTGCAAGAACGGTAAAGTGTGCACAAAGAGTGAAAAAAGTGGCTCTTACAACCGGTTCAGGATGTTCATTGATGAGAAGTTTGGATGCTGATTGTTTTTTGACAGGCGATGTAAAATATCATGATGCAATGGAAGCAAAGAGTATAAAATTGTCTTTAATTGACATAGGACACTATGAAAGTGAGTACTTTTTTGCACAAATTATGCAAAAGCATTTGAAAATTTTAGGTTTAGAAGTTATAATTGCATCATCAGAAAACCCATTTACATATATTTAA
- a CDS encoding 4-(cytidine 5'-diphospho)-2-C-methyl-D-erythritol kinase translates to MKKYKAYAKVNIFLKITGRRNEYHEIVSRFMRVNDLYDALSFVSKKNVQAKANEFKIIGDFDCTTKQNTIYKAYVALKEATSSQALEKLMRTYAIAVEKHIPAFAGLGGGSSDAATYLKMCNEVLHLGLSLNELAQIGLHVGADVPFFIYGYESANVSGIGEVVEAFDEELLAFDIYTPEVQISTPQVYKAYRESFYAPIDGFAADELKKKSSLDILNELDAKEANDLFNPALQEYSDLEQHYQDGYYFSGSGSSFFKVKEEK, encoded by the coding sequence ATGAAAAAGTATAAGGCTTATGCCAAAGTAAATATCTTTTTAAAAATAACAGGCAGAAGAAATGAATACCATGAAATAGTTTCACGATTTATGAGAGTTAATGACTTGTATGATGCACTTTCGTTTGTTTCGAAAAAAAATGTCCAAGCAAAAGCTAATGAATTTAAAATTATTGGTGATTTTGACTGTACGACGAAACAAAATACTATTTACAAAGCCTATGTAGCACTCAAAGAGGCTACATCAAGTCAGGCTCTTGAAAAACTCATGAGAACCTACGCCATTGCAGTTGAAAAACATATCCCTGCTTTCGCCGGCCTTGGTGGAGGAAGTAGTGATGCAGCGACGTATTTAAAAATGTGTAATGAAGTACTGCATTTAGGTTTGAGCTTGAATGAACTTGCACAAATAGGGTTACATGTAGGTGCTGATGTACCGTTTTTTATTTATGGATATGAGAGTGCTAATGTAAGTGGGATAGGTGAAGTGGTAGAAGCTTTTGATGAAGAGTTGCTTGCATTTGATATATATACACCTGAGGTACAAATAAGTACACCTCAAGTTTATAAAGCATACAGAGAAAGTTTTTATGCACCAATAGACGGATTTGCTGCAGATGAATTGAAAAAAAAGTCCTCATTAGATATTTTAAATGAGTTAGATGCCAAAGAAGCAAACGATTTGTTTAACCCTGCATTGCAGGAGTATTCAGATTTAGAACAACATTATCAAGACGGATACTATTTCAGCGGAAGCGGAAGCAGTTTTTTTAAAGTAAAAGAAGAGAAATAA
- a CDS encoding KH domain-containing protein — MIADFVAQFARLIASHPDDIRVEVQEGDEMTQIVLYANQEDIGKLIGKSGKMIGAIKTVISGCKAKDGVSYRINVEAI; from the coding sequence ATGATTGCTGATTTTGTCGCACAATTTGCAAGACTGATAGCATCACATCCTGATGATATAAGAGTTGAAGTTCAAGAGGGCGATGAAATGACACAAATAGTTCTCTATGCAAACCAAGAAGATATAGGTAAGCTGATTGGAAAGAGTGGTAAGATGATTGGTGCTATTAAAACTGTCATCTCTGGTTGTAAAGCTAAAGATGGCGTGAGTTACCGTATCAATGTCGAAGCAATCTAG
- the smpB gene encoding SsrA-binding protein SmpB — translation MGETIAKNKKAYHDYFIEEKFEAGLVLSGSEVKGIRAHRVNLKDSFIRFVNGEAFLFNAHIGRLETTHHYYGHEERGSRKLLLHKKELQKMQKAVTRDGYTIVPLQLYFNKRNIAKLQIAIAKGKLLHDKRNDLKEKDQKRDIQRAMKDY, via the coding sequence ATGGGCGAAACAATAGCAAAAAATAAAAAAGCATATCATGATTATTTTATAGAAGAGAAGTTTGAAGCAGGTTTAGTGCTCAGCGGGAGTGAAGTCAAAGGAATTCGCGCACATCGTGTAAATCTAAAAGACAGCTTTATCCGCTTTGTAAACGGAGAAGCTTTTTTATTTAATGCACATATTGGCAGACTTGAAACGACACATCATTACTATGGGCATGAAGAGAGAGGCTCTAGAAAATTGCTTTTACATAAAAAAGAGTTACAAAAGATGCAAAAGGCTGTAACACGTGATGGATATACAATAGTGCCTCTGCAGCTTTATTTTAATAAAAGAAATATTGCAAAACTGCAAATTGCTATTGCAAAAGGAAAACTTCTGCATGACAAAAGAAATGATTTGAAAGAAAAAGACCAAAAAAGAGATATTCAAAGAGCTATGAAGGATTATTGA
- the rpsP gene encoding 30S ribosomal protein S16, with the protein MTVIRLTRMGRKKRPFYRIAVTDSRKRRDGGWIELIGYYNPMTKELQVDNERVDYWVGVGAQLSDRVKKITGR; encoded by the coding sequence ATGACAGTAATTAGACTTACTCGTATGGGAAGAAAGAAAAGACCATTTTATCGTATCGCGGTAACAGATAGCCGTAAACGTAGAGATGGTGGTTGGATTGAGCTTATAGGTTATTACAACCCAATGACTAAAGAACTTCAAGTTGACAATGAAAGAGTTGATTACTGGGTTGGCGTTGGTGCTCAACTGAGTGATCGTGTTAAAAAGATCACTGGCCGTTAA
- a CDS encoding pseudouridine synthase family protein: protein MATEKAYKLLAQQEGISNSNAKSMIDRGLVYVGNKKVMIARGEIDERTVFRIQKVEKVKPIFENDDIIVVDKPAHVNSDEIERQFKPAVLLHRLDRETSGVLMLVKNEDFRQRAIKEFRDDKVYKEYIAWVEGIMTEPIEVDKAITTQKKNNKAYSNVSPKGKPARTEFFPDIVSAKKTKVKCIIHNGRTHQIRVHARYIDHPIVGDEQYGGRRAKRVMLHAHKVRLLGMEFVAKEPKSFTTFE from the coding sequence GTGGCTACAGAAAAAGCATATAAATTATTGGCACAACAAGAAGGAATTTCCAACTCAAACGCAAAGTCTATGATAGACCGTGGACTTGTGTATGTCGGAAACAAAAAAGTAATGATAGCACGCGGAGAGATAGATGAGAGAACTGTTTTTCGCATACAAAAAGTCGAAAAGGTCAAGCCTATCTTTGAAAACGATGATATTATAGTCGTAGACAAACCGGCACATGTAAACTCTGATGAGATTGAACGCCAGTTTAAACCGGCGGTTTTACTGCATAGACTTGACCGTGAAACAAGTGGTGTTTTAATGCTTGTAAAAAATGAAGATTTTCGCCAGCGTGCTATTAAAGAGTTTCGTGATGATAAAGTCTATAAAGAGTATATCGCATGGGTTGAGGGTATAATGACAGAGCCTATTGAAGTAGATAAAGCAATCACAACGCAGAAAAAAAACAATAAGGCATACTCAAATGTTTCACCAAAAGGTAAACCGGCGAGAACTGAATTTTTTCCTGATATTGTCAGTGCAAAAAAAACAAAAGTCAAATGTATTATTCATAACGGACGCACACACCAGATAAGAGTACATGCACGCTACATTGACCATCCGATAGTCGGTGATGAACAGTACGGCGGACGTCGCGCTAAGCGTGTAATGCTGCATGCGCATAAAGTACGTCTCCTTGGCATGGAGTTTGTAGCAAAAGAGCCTAAGAGCTTTACTACATTTGAATAA
- the csrA gene encoding carbon storage regulator CsrA encodes MLVLARKTDESIVIGENIVVKIISVENGVVKLGIDAPKEVSIIRNELIEEVKESNKAASLEEISENDIASLNKILGK; translated from the coding sequence ATGTTAGTACTTGCAAGAAAAACAGATGAATCTATAGTAATCGGTGAAAATATTGTTGTAAAAATTATCTCCGTAGAAAACGGCGTTGTAAAACTCGGCATAGATGCACCAAAAGAGGTTTCTATTATAAGAAATGAGCTTATAGAAGAGGTCAAAGAGAGTAATAAAGCTGCTTCTTTAGAAGAAATAAGTGAAAATGACATTGCTTCTTTGAACAAAATACTGGGAAAGTAA
- a CDS encoding tetratricopeptide repeat protein — MTLFQLIMLGASAFFAYKIYEHIQTLKDPQDNGHLGAQDERNAEAFSPFDASSLVEKADEAMDKGDLQKALAIYSEANIKEPKNSETLFKMGYTLAQQNRDDEALEYYKEALELDPNNTYIHQAMASLYRKMGEYASARNHLNKSLEIDATNPITYYNYGNLLVDMKHFDEAKAMYEKAIKLNPDFEEAKEELEKIGSGEII, encoded by the coding sequence ATGACACTTTTTCAATTAATAATGCTTGGGGCATCTGCTTTTTTTGCTTATAAAATATACGAACATATACAAACACTCAAGGACCCGCAAGATAATGGACATTTAGGTGCCCAAGATGAACGAAATGCTGAAGCATTTTCGCCTTTTGATGCTTCATCTTTGGTTGAAAAAGCGGACGAAGCTATGGATAAAGGGGATTTGCAAAAAGCACTTGCAATATACAGCGAAGCAAATATAAAAGAGCCAAAAAATTCGGAAACACTTTTTAAAATGGGCTACACCCTCGCACAGCAAAATAGAGATGATGAAGCACTGGAATATTATAAAGAGGCACTTGAATTAGATCCAAACAATACCTATATTCATCAAGCTATGGCATCACTCTATAGAAAAATGGGTGAATATGCGAGTGCAAGAAATCATCTCAACAAGTCACTTGAAATTGATGCCACAAACCCTATTACCTATTATAATTATGGGAATCTACTTGTTGATATGAAACATTTTGATGAAGCAAAAGCAATGTATGAAAAAGCAATAAAGCTCAATCCTGATTTTGAAGAAGCAAAAGAAGAATTAGAAAAAATCGGGAGCGGAGAAATAATATGA
- the ffh gene encoding signal recognition particle protein yields the protein MFGTLTDSFTNAIKKIRFHDDDKALSKALNELKKNLLKADVNHKVVKELIQKVQIRTKEKGIGKDQFLEALRETLNELLEVGGNKGFVFAPNPPTVILMTGLQGSGKTTTTGKLATYLKNKGKKVLIVAADLQRLAAVEQLRQITSAIEVELYEDEATKNPVEVVKAALKYADSKIFDVVLIDTAGRLAIDDELMDELKAVKDAAKPDEIFYVADSLTGQDAVRTATTFKEKIGIDGVILSKYDGDAKGGVALGLSSQVQVPLRFIGMGEKMEDLEVFLPERIVNRLMGFGDIEGLAEKTANVIDEKQAKKLTKKIQKGKFNFNDFLEQMESMKKMGSMSSIMGMIPGMGNMSKAIKDFDFENSGELKNIKAMVSSMTKKEREDPDLLNNSRKQRIAKGCGMDLVEINRMIKQFKNAGKMAKKFSGKNGMKQLQSMMGQAGGPGGMGGLPR from the coding sequence ATGTTTGGTACTTTAACGGATTCGTTTACAAATGCAATAAAGAAGATTCGTTTTCATGATGATGACAAGGCACTTTCAAAAGCACTAAATGAATTAAAAAAGAATCTTTTAAAAGCTGACGTTAATCATAAAGTTGTCAAAGAACTGATTCAAAAAGTGCAAATACGTACAAAAGAAAAAGGTATCGGAAAGGATCAATTTCTTGAAGCTTTACGTGAAACACTCAATGAACTTTTAGAGGTAGGTGGTAACAAAGGTTTTGTTTTCGCCCCAAACCCTCCTACTGTTATTTTAATGACAGGTCTGCAGGGTTCGGGTAAAACAACGACTACAGGGAAACTTGCAACTTATTTGAAAAATAAGGGTAAAAAAGTACTGATTGTTGCAGCCGATCTGCAGCGTCTTGCTGCCGTTGAACAACTCCGTCAGATTACATCTGCAATTGAAGTTGAGCTTTATGAGGATGAAGCGACTAAAAATCCGGTAGAAGTGGTAAAGGCAGCACTTAAATATGCAGACTCTAAAATATTTGATGTTGTACTTATAGATACGGCAGGTCGTTTGGCTATTGATGATGAATTGATGGATGAATTAAAAGCCGTTAAAGATGCAGCTAAACCTGATGAGATTTTTTATGTAGCTGACTCTTTGACAGGTCAGGATGCGGTAAGAACTGCAACTACTTTTAAAGAAAAAATCGGTATAGACGGAGTAATTCTTTCAAAATATGACGGTGATGCAAAAGGCGGTGTTGCTTTGGGCCTTTCTTCACAGGTGCAGGTACCGCTTCGCTTTATTGGTATGGGTGAAAAGATGGAAGACTTGGAAGTTTTCTTACCTGAGCGTATTGTGAACCGTCTTATGGGATTTGGAGATATTGAAGGGCTTGCTGAAAAGACTGCCAATGTTATAGACGAAAAACAGGCGAAGAAATTAACCAAAAAGATTCAAAAAGGAAAGTTCAATTTCAATGACTTTTTAGAGCAGATGGAGTCTATGAAAAAAATGGGCAGTATGAGTTCTATCATGGGAATGATTCCGGGAATGGGAAATATGTCAAAAGCGATTAAAGATTTTGATTTTGAAAACTCGGGTGAACTTAAAAATATAAAAGCGATGGTTTCATCTATGACAAAAAAAGAGAGAGAAGATCCTGATTTGCTTAACAACTCAAGAAAGCAAAGAATTGCAAAAGGTTGTGGTATGGACCTTGTAGAAATAAACAGAATGATAAAACAATTTAAAAATGCAGGTAAAATGGCGAAAAAATTCTCCGGTAAAAATGGTATGAAGCAACTCCAATCAATGATGGGGCAAGCTGGAGGACCGGGAGGAATGGGCGGCTTACCAAGATAG
- a CDS encoding zinc ribbon domain-containing protein produces MNKHLKQLIDLSIIDKEIDAFEPQIEEANANYEAALAKTKSIESDIENLSNEIKEEEVKKAKNELHLSELSQKLEENAKKSSEVKTEREMKSLQLEEEIAKEQVTFANEEIQRLEKIIEAKKEQIEAAKKVLEELTASLESVKADVDTKLEKINKERQEVFKRKESLLSDINQKGLAFYQKIRRWAKNTTVVPVEDQACMGCHMVIGDKVYADVIKGEDITTCPHCGRILYVKVNEE; encoded by the coding sequence ATGAACAAGCACTTAAAGCAATTAATCGACCTTTCAATCATAGATAAAGAGATAGATGCATTTGAACCTCAAATAGAAGAAGCGAACGCAAATTATGAAGCAGCTCTTGCAAAAACGAAGAGTATTGAGTCAGATATTGAGAATTTAAGTAACGAAATTAAAGAAGAAGAAGTAAAAAAAGCAAAAAATGAACTTCACCTTTCAGAACTTTCACAAAAACTTGAAGAAAATGCAAAAAAAAGCTCAGAAGTAAAAACTGAACGCGAAATGAAATCTCTTCAACTTGAAGAAGAAATTGCCAAAGAACAAGTAACATTTGCAAATGAAGAAATTCAAAGACTTGAAAAAATTATTGAAGCAAAAAAAGAGCAAATAGAAGCAGCAAAAAAAGTTTTAGAAGAATTAACTGCAAGCTTAGAAAGCGTAAAAGCTGATGTTGATACAAAATTAGAAAAAATAAATAAAGAAAGACAAGAAGTTTTCAAACGTAAAGAGAGTCTTTTATCTGATATTAATCAAAAAGGTCTTGCATTTTATCAAAAAATTCGTCGCTGGGCTAAAAACACAACAGTAGTACCTGTTGAAGACCAAGCTTGTATGGGATGTCATATGGTGATTGGCGATAAAGTATATGCCGATGTCATTAAGGGTGAAGATATCACAACATGTCCTCACTGTGGACGTATTCTTTATGTGAAAGTTAACGAAGAGTAG